In Acidiphilium acidophilum, one genomic interval encodes:
- a CDS encoding exodeoxyribonuclease VII small subunit, producing MAATRAEQQADPAPALASLSFEDALAELERIVRGLESGSQKLEDAIAAYERGAALKRHCDARLAEAETRVQAIVAGPDGTLTLKDAP from the coding sequence ATGGCAGCCACCAGGGCCGAACAACAAGCCGATCCTGCTCCCGCGCTTGCGTCGCTCAGCTTCGAGGATGCTCTGGCCGAGCTCGAACGCATCGTTCGCGGCCTCGAATCGGGCAGCCAGAAACTGGAAGACGCGATCGCCGCCTACGAGCGTGGGGCGGCGTTGAAACGCCATTGCGACGCCCGGCTCGCCGAAGCGGAAACCCGGGTCCAGGCCATCGTCGCCGGGCCCGACGGCACGTTGACCTTGAAGGACGCACCATGA
- the paaD gene encoding 1,2-phenylacetyl-CoA epoxidase subunit PaaD: MNDANDQSTSSELINRARALLEAISDPELPMLSIADLGILRDIRPYQGGVEVLMLPTYPGCPALDMIALEINAALTAAGIFPVKITMVTTFTWTTDLMSSDALHKLSAAGIAPPERNKPVVCPKCLSPSVEEINPFGATACRAIWRCTSCGEGFDRFRCH; this comes from the coding sequence ATGAACGATGCGAACGACCAGAGCACGAGCAGCGAGCTGATCAACCGCGCCCGTGCCTTGCTCGAAGCGATTTCGGACCCCGAATTGCCGATGCTCAGTATCGCCGACCTCGGAATATTGCGCGATATCCGCCCCTATCAAGGCGGTGTCGAGGTGTTGATGCTGCCCACTTATCCCGGCTGCCCGGCACTGGACATGATCGCGCTCGAAATCAACGCGGCACTCACCGCCGCGGGCATTTTCCCGGTGAAAATTACCATGGTCACCACCTTCACCTGGACGACCGACCTGATGTCATCCGACGCCCTGCATAAATTGAGCGCGGCCGGCATCGCGCCGCCTGAGCGAAACAAACCCGTGGTCTGCCCCAAATGCCTTTCGCCCTCGGTCGAGGAGATCAACCCGTTCGGCGCCACCGCGTGCCGGGCAATCTGGCGCTGCACATCCTGCGGCGAGGGATTTGATCGGTTCCGGTGTCATTGA
- a CDS encoding NAD-dependent epimerase/dehydratase family protein, which yields MSLVLTGAGGQLGRVLRPRLLARGIPLRAVDISPITPVDPRETIVIGDLRDAGVVDEALEGATAVLHLAGTSVERPLPEIIENNLVALHALYEGARRHGVGRVVFASSNHTIGMYPAGQKLRLSDPYRPDGFYGISKIWGEAIGRLYRDKYGIEGVALRIGSALTRPTEPRHLATWLGDDDLEQLVVQSLTAPISGYQPVWGVSANTRGWWDNGEAAELGYQPSQNAEDFAAEIMKTGGRDWVFQGGSFAED from the coding sequence ATGTCGCTGGTTCTGACCGGTGCTGGCGGTCAGTTGGGGCGGGTGTTACGGCCCCGGTTGTTGGCGCGCGGGATTCCGCTCCGCGCGGTGGATATATCGCCTATCACGCCGGTCGACCCGCGTGAAACCATCGTGATCGGCGACCTGCGTGATGCCGGAGTGGTCGATGAGGCGCTGGAGGGTGCGACCGCCGTGCTGCATCTCGCGGGTACCAGCGTTGAGCGCCCCCTGCCCGAGATCATCGAGAATAATCTGGTTGCGCTGCACGCCCTTTACGAAGGGGCGCGGCGGCACGGGGTGGGGCGCGTGGTGTTCGCCAGTTCCAACCACACGATCGGCATGTATCCCGCCGGGCAGAAGCTCCGCCTGTCCGATCCTTATCGCCCGGACGGGTTTTACGGCATTTCGAAAATCTGGGGAGAGGCGATCGGCCGGCTCTACCGGGATAAGTATGGCATCGAAGGTGTCGCCCTGCGGATTGGCAGCGCGCTGACCCGGCCGACCGAACCGCGCCATCTCGCAACCTGGCTTGGCGATGACGACCTCGAACAATTGGTGGTGCAGAGCCTGACGGCGCCGATCAGCGGGTATCAGCCGGTCTGGGGGGTTTCAGCCAATACGCGCGGGTGGTGGGATAATGGCGAAGCCGCCGAGCTCGGCTACCAGCCGTCGCAGAATGCGGAGGATTTTGCCGCGGAGATCATGAAGACTGGGGGGCGGGACTGGGTTTTTCAGGGCGGCTCGTTCGCGGAAGACTGA
- a CDS encoding acyltransferase family protein: MSKTTHYATLDGMRGIAAIAVVMFHAKAYFGTVYPHSAYLAVDLFFCLSGFVIAHAYDDRLATGRLSAAGFVRVRLLRLYPLYIAGTALTIAAIAVALFVKHDASQWTARDFMIAVPAALLMLPAPFFDNIFALNIPAWSLFYELLANAVYATSLFSQRRVLMVVAGVAAAAVIVQTFMFGHIDQGTSWPSTVWALGRVFFGFPVGIMLYRLHRRMQPIVVPAPALLGLLALVMFAHLSGTARIGFDIGFVLLISPALVLLGSFDGPASPFLVQLCRWLGLISYPIYVIHFPVILILNSWERRHGNSALHHPLLGLALVTALIAVSFVAGHADARFRRVLTAGRLRLSRA; the protein is encoded by the coding sequence TTGAGCAAGACGACCCATTACGCCACTCTGGATGGCATGCGCGGCATTGCGGCGATCGCGGTCGTGATGTTCCACGCGAAAGCCTATTTCGGGACGGTCTATCCGCATAGTGCCTATCTCGCGGTCGATCTGTTCTTCTGTCTGAGCGGATTCGTGATCGCGCATGCCTATGACGACCGGCTGGCTACCGGGCGGCTGAGCGCGGCGGGATTCGTGCGTGTCCGCCTGCTGCGGCTTTATCCCCTGTATATCGCGGGAACCGCGCTGACGATTGCGGCGATCGCCGTGGCGTTGTTCGTCAAACACGATGCCTCGCAATGGACTGCGCGTGATTTCATGATTGCGGTGCCGGCGGCGTTGCTGATGTTGCCGGCCCCATTTTTTGACAACATATTTGCGCTCAACATACCGGCATGGTCGCTGTTTTACGAATTATTGGCGAATGCGGTCTATGCAACGTCGCTGTTCTCGCAGCGCCGGGTTTTGATGGTCGTCGCTGGCGTGGCTGCCGCTGCGGTCATCGTTCAGACTTTCATGTTCGGCCATATCGACCAGGGGACGTCCTGGCCGTCGACGGTCTGGGCGCTGGGGCGGGTGTTTTTCGGCTTTCCGGTCGGCATCATGCTGTATCGGCTTCATCGGCGGATGCAACCGATCGTGGTGCCGGCACCGGCACTTTTAGGATTGTTGGCGCTCGTGATGTTTGCGCATCTGTCGGGGACCGCGCGGATCGGGTTTGATATCGGCTTCGTGTTGCTGATCTCGCCGGCGCTGGTGCTGCTCGGCTCGTTCGACGGACCGGCCAGCCCGTTCCTGGTCCAGCTGTGCCGGTGGCTCGGCCTGATTTCGTATCCGATCTATGTAATCCATTTCCCGGTCATCCTGATTCTGAACAGCTGGGAGCGCCGGCATGGCAATAGCGCGTTGCACCACCCGCTGTTAGGACTCGCTCTGGTTACCGCGCTGATTGCAGTGTCGTTCGTCGCCGGACATGCCGATGCCCGGTTTCGGCGCGTATTGACCGCCGGCAGGTTGCGTCTGAGTCGGGCGTGA
- a CDS encoding glycosyltransferase family 2 protein: protein MSSRLVSVTRSLNEDDIVEAFVRHNAASLHHMVFLDNGSTDATLDILRQLQAEGISLSVFQTIAAGFDEVAVNTWLYRMADQMHRADWVVFLDADEFITTTSGPLLERLNARSAQDLAITVPLVHYFDTVEDDAAEPIVPIRMRWRARGETGVAKMFIRGGLGTRVSIDAGNHGGILDGRPVPTPHEYQVALAHYPRRSGWHDMQKYVIGWLKVLAAGQAAIGADRSSHYRSPFQTLRDKPSELVFNTGYIAPPVDHAIAILAPITYLGGDLRYTAVSDPGMKTLSLALHYAEQLARQHGALQDRSPEAKQLVNRWNAERKFLF from the coding sequence GTGTCATCCCGCCTCGTGTCGGTGACCCGGAGTCTCAACGAAGACGACATCGTCGAGGCGTTCGTCCGCCACAACGCGGCGAGCCTTCACCACATGGTGTTTCTGGACAATGGCAGCACCGATGCCACGCTCGACATTTTACGCCAGCTACAGGCGGAGGGAATTTCGCTCTCGGTGTTTCAAACCATTGCCGCCGGGTTTGACGAGGTCGCCGTCAATACGTGGCTCTACCGCATGGCCGATCAGATGCACCGAGCAGATTGGGTCGTGTTTCTCGATGCCGATGAATTCATCACCACCACTTCGGGGCCGTTGCTGGAACGCTTGAATGCCAGATCAGCGCAGGACCTCGCAATCACGGTCCCTCTGGTTCATTATTTCGATACGGTGGAGGACGATGCGGCCGAACCGATTGTGCCGATCCGCATGCGCTGGCGAGCACGCGGTGAGACAGGTGTGGCCAAAATGTTCATTCGAGGTGGTCTCGGTACCCGCGTCTCGATCGACGCGGGTAATCACGGTGGCATCCTTGATGGCCGCCCGGTTCCGACGCCGCACGAATACCAAGTGGCCCTCGCGCATTATCCTCGGCGCTCGGGTTGGCACGACATGCAGAAATATGTGATCGGATGGTTGAAAGTCCTTGCCGCCGGTCAAGCCGCGATCGGGGCCGATCGTTCATCGCATTACCGTTCGCCGTTCCAGACCCTTCGGGACAAGCCGTCCGAACTGGTTTTCAATACGGGATACATCGCACCACCGGTCGATCATGCGATCGCCATTTTGGCTCCGATTACATATCTCGGCGGCGATTTGCGTTATACTGCCGTCTCCGATCCCGGAATGAAGACACTCAGTCTCGCGCTGCATTATGCCGAGCAACTGGCCCGTCAGCACGGCGCATTGCAGGACCGATCGCCAGAGGCAAAACAACTGGTCAACCGCTGGAACGCAGAGCGAAAGTTCCTGTTCTGA
- a CDS encoding outer membrane protein assembly factor BamB family protein, protein MTHTTMTRSSALITTGRRGALLMSAALLSGCSLFEGSDKKPVPGLKIPVLPPHEPLEVDEQAPPVVLPASAPLANWPQAGANPRHDTGAIALPDRLTQAWSTSIGAGATYRRSLHAQPVIAEGKVFTMDANGFVDALMLADGRHLWRQKMRPKHDSSFAFGGGLAYAEGALYVATAFAELRMLDPASGATRWARQLGQPARSAPTIGGGQIYLVLLDNTLVARDMKSGASTWRFPTGSSSNSMFGAGAPAYDQGIVVAGFGTGMVAGVNAQTGSAVWEQSLAAGYNSANPLNVSSIVANPVIGNNLAVLTSVAGSTVAFDLRSGRRIWGKDVGSAETPAIAGDWLFLLTDKQQLAAVHLADGYVSWLTDLPAYKNPKKDYGPLYWHGPLLAGAGLIMTGSDERMIVADARTGVLLTRPDQALGLRGVADNPPIAASGTLLALTRNAVLTAYR, encoded by the coding sequence ATGACCCACACCACAATGACACGCTCAAGCGCGCTTATCACGACAGGACGGCGCGGGGCGCTGCTGATGTCGGCTGCCTTGCTCTCAGGATGCAGCCTGTTCGAGGGCAGTGACAAGAAGCCGGTTCCGGGCCTCAAGATACCGGTCCTGCCGCCGCACGAACCGCTGGAGGTCGATGAGCAGGCGCCGCCCGTCGTACTGCCGGCTTCGGCACCGCTGGCGAACTGGCCGCAGGCCGGGGCCAATCCCCGGCACGATACTGGCGCGATTGCCCTGCCCGACCGGCTGACTCAGGCCTGGAGCACCAGCATCGGGGCGGGTGCCACCTATCGGCGGTCGCTGCATGCGCAGCCGGTGATCGCCGAGGGCAAGGTGTTCACCATGGACGCCAACGGCTTCGTCGATGCGCTGATGCTCGCCGATGGACGGCATCTGTGGCGGCAGAAGATGAGGCCGAAGCATGATTCCAGCTTCGCGTTCGGCGGTGGCCTCGCCTATGCGGAGGGGGCGCTCTACGTCGCGACCGCGTTTGCGGAACTGCGGATGCTCGACCCCGCGAGCGGTGCGACACGCTGGGCCAGGCAACTCGGCCAGCCGGCTCGGTCCGCCCCGACGATCGGTGGCGGGCAGATCTATCTCGTCCTGCTCGACAATACGCTGGTCGCACGGGATATGAAAAGCGGGGCTTCGACCTGGCGATTCCCGACGGGGTCGTCCTCGAACTCGATGTTCGGGGCGGGCGCGCCGGCTTACGATCAGGGTATCGTCGTTGCAGGGTTCGGCACCGGCATGGTTGCGGGTGTGAACGCGCAGACCGGCTCGGCCGTGTGGGAACAGAGCTTGGCGGCGGGATATAATTCCGCCAATCCGCTGAACGTGTCGAGCATCGTCGCCAACCCCGTGATCGGCAATAATCTGGCGGTGCTGACCAGCGTGGCCGGCTCGACCGTCGCATTCGATCTGCGATCGGGGCGGCGGATCTGGGGCAAGGATGTCGGAAGTGCTGAAACACCGGCAATCGCCGGGGATTGGCTGTTCCTGTTGACCGACAAGCAGCAGCTTGCCGCGGTTCATCTCGCCGATGGGTATGTTTCGTGGCTGACCGATCTTCCCGCCTACAAGAACCCCAAAAAGGATTACGGTCCGCTCTATTGGCATGGTCCGCTGCTGGCGGGCGCGGGGTTGATCATGACCGGTTCGGATGAGCGGATGATCGTGGCCGATGCGCGAACCGGTGTGCTGCTGACCAGGCCGGATCAGGCGCTGGGACTGCGCGGGGTCGCCGATAATCCACCGATCGCGGCGTCTGGCACGCTTCTGGCCCTGACCCGCAATGCGGTGCTGACCGCCTACCGATGA
- a CDS encoding ROK family protein: MTYRIGIDLGGTKIEVAALMGSGDLEHRVRVPTPPDYRATIEAIAELVAGTERALGPCGGIGIGIPGTISPATGFVKNANSERLNGNPFDKDLEARLGRPVRVSNDANCFAMSEAADGAGAGAQCVFGVIIGTGCGGGIVVGGKVLEGRQRIAGEWGHTPLPWPRAEEMPLRRCWCGKVGCLETYVAGPALAAEADGIGARDAGGLPARAAAGDERAVRALAIHAERLARGLAMIVNILDPDVIVLGGGLSNLDHLYQDVPALMKPFVISDTFDTPILRNKHGDSSGVRGAAWLWPA, translated from the coding sequence ATGACGTATCGCATCGGCATCGATCTCGGCGGCACCAAGATCGAGGTGGCGGCCTTGATGGGTAGCGGGGACCTCGAACATCGGGTCAGGGTGCCGACGCCGCCGGATTATCGGGCAACCATCGAAGCGATCGCGGAACTTGTGGCGGGGACGGAGCGTGCCCTCGGGCCGTGCGGCGGGATCGGGATCGGGATTCCGGGCACGATCAGCCCGGCGACCGGATTTGTCAAAAATGCGAATTCGGAGCGATTGAACGGCAATCCGTTCGATAAAGATCTGGAAGCGCGGCTGGGCAGGCCGGTCCGGGTTTCCAACGATGCGAACTGCTTTGCGATGAGCGAGGCGGCGGATGGGGCGGGCGCGGGCGCGCAGTGCGTGTTCGGCGTGATCATCGGCACCGGATGCGGCGGCGGCATCGTGGTTGGAGGCAAGGTGCTCGAAGGTCGGCAGCGAATCGCGGGGGAATGGGGGCATACCCCCCTGCCCTGGCCCCGCGCGGAGGAAATGCCGTTGCGGCGTTGCTGGTGCGGCAAGGTCGGGTGCCTTGAGACCTACGTGGCGGGGCCGGCGCTGGCCGCGGAAGCCGACGGGATCGGCGCGCGGGATGCGGGGGGACTGCCCGCGCGGGCGGCGGCGGGGGATGAACGGGCGGTTCGCGCGCTCGCGATCCATGCCGAACGGCTGGCACGCGGGCTTGCGATGATCGTCAATATTCTCGACCCCGACGTGATCGTGCTGGGCGGCGGGTTATCCAATCTGGACCATCTTTACCAGGACGTGCCGGCGCTGATGAAACCGTTCGTGATCAGCGATACGTTCGATACGCCGATCCTGCGAAACAAGCATGGCGACTCCTCCGGCGTGCGCGGCGCCGCATGGTTGTGGCCGGCCTGA
- a CDS encoding sulfurtransferase TusA family protein, whose product MADATLDAKYLKGPMPVLRAAKVLRGLTSGDKLRVLATDPGTVADFRDFCRENGHALISWSELKGVFSFTIRCTAPHSVEKAQI is encoded by the coding sequence ATGGCGGATGCGACGCTCGATGCGAAATATCTCAAGGGCCCGATGCCGGTGCTGCGTGCTGCGAAAGTGCTGCGCGGCCTCACCAGCGGTGACAAGCTGCGCGTCCTCGCCACCGACCCCGGAACGGTCGCCGATTTCCGCGATTTCTGCCGTGAGAACGGACATGCCCTGATCTCGTGGAGCGAGTTGAAGGGCGTGTTCAGCTTCACCATCCGCTGCACCGCCCCTCATTCCGTCGAGAAAGCACAGATCTGA
- a CDS encoding chromate transporter gives MILLAIVLLFAELSLLAIGGVASTLPAMARAVVARHWLTAPQFAALFGVAQASPGPNMLISTLIGLHVAGLPGALLATLAMVGPSSTLTVLVSGLWHRFREARWRRIVQAAITPITGGMVLAAAAFLLRTADHDWRLMIVSGSVTILTLRTRIHPLLLLAGGAVIGVAGLA, from the coding sequence ATGATCCTGCTCGCCATCGTCCTGTTGTTCGCCGAATTATCTCTCCTCGCGATCGGCGGTGTTGCCAGCACTCTACCCGCCATGGCGCGCGCCGTCGTCGCCCGGCACTGGCTCACCGCACCCCAATTCGCCGCATTGTTCGGTGTCGCCCAGGCAAGTCCCGGCCCGAATATGCTGATCTCGACTTTGATCGGCCTGCATGTCGCAGGCTTGCCCGGCGCGCTCCTTGCCACACTCGCCATGGTCGGTCCCTCCAGCACGCTGACGGTGTTGGTCTCCGGCCTATGGCATCGCTTTCGCGAAGCCCGCTGGCGCCGGATCGTTCAGGCGGCGATCACGCCGATCACCGGGGGCATGGTGCTCGCAGCGGCCGCCTTTCTCCTTCGCACCGCCGATCACGACTGGCGGTTGATGATCGTCTCGGGATCGGTCACCATATTGACGCTGCGCACCAGGATCCACCCTTTGCTCCTGCTCGCCGGCGGCGCGGTCATCGGCGTCGCTGGCTTGGCCTGA
- a CDS encoding polyprenyl synthetase family protein: protein MSEVMQAVALRSGLEGAAALIETELDALLPVPEGEEYRLVEAMRYAVMGGGKRMRGFLVIETARMFSVNITCAARVAASVEMLHAYSLIHDDLPAMDDDDLRRGKPSCHKAYDEATAILAGDALQTRAFEVLAEADTHSDAEVRCELVLALAGASGPRGMVGGQMIDIVSEGKELSPPLITRLQALKTGRLIQYSAEAGAILGRASAPQRHFIAAYGRDLGAAFQIADDILDAEGTAETLGKTAGKDAAQGKATMVSVMGIDRARMQAEHLAKQASIYLESFGEKANLLRALAAYTVNRRN, encoded by the coding sequence ATGAGCGAGGTGATGCAAGCCGTTGCGCTGCGCAGCGGTCTGGAAGGTGCGGCGGCCCTGATCGAAACTGAACTCGACGCGCTGCTTCCGGTCCCCGAAGGCGAGGAGTATCGGCTGGTCGAAGCGATGCGCTATGCGGTCATGGGTGGCGGCAAACGGATGCGCGGATTCCTCGTCATTGAAACCGCGCGGATGTTCTCGGTCAACATCACCTGCGCCGCCCGGGTCGCGGCCTCGGTCGAGATGCTTCACGCCTATTCCCTGATCCATGACGACCTTCCGGCCATGGACGACGACGACCTTCGTCGCGGCAAACCCTCCTGCCACAAGGCATATGACGAAGCGACCGCGATCCTCGCGGGTGATGCGCTGCAGACCCGCGCCTTCGAGGTTCTCGCCGAGGCCGATACTCATTCCGATGCCGAAGTTCGCTGCGAGCTGGTGCTCGCCCTTGCCGGCGCCTCCGGTCCGCGCGGTATGGTCGGCGGCCAGATGATCGACATCGTCTCCGAAGGCAAAGAATTATCCCCGCCGCTGATCACCCGCCTGCAAGCCCTGAAAACCGGTCGGCTGATCCAGTACAGCGCCGAGGCCGGTGCCATTCTCGGTCGTGCCTCTGCCCCCCAGCGCCATTTCATCGCCGCCTATGGCCGGGATCTCGGTGCCGCGTTCCAGATCGCCGACGACATACTCGACGCCGAAGGTACGGCTGAAACCCTCGGAAAAACCGCCGGCAAGGACGCCGCTCAAGGCAAAGCCACCATGGTCTCGGTCATGGGCATCGACCGCGCCCGCATGCAGGCCGAGCATCTGGCCAAACAGGCGTCGATCTATCTCGAAAGCTTCGGCGAGAAAGCCAACCTCCTGCGCGCCCTGGCCGCCTATACGGTCAATCGCCGGAACTGA
- the der gene encoding ribosome biogenesis GTPase Der: MSESDIATATRAPRIAICGRPNVGKSTLFNRLAGKRIALVADEPGVTRDRKEAWGELYGRRVQLVDTAGLEEAPPDSLPGRMRASTGTAVDQADLVLFVIDSRAGLLPEDRHFAAWLRRANKPVIVVANKSEGRGGGSAALEAYALGLGEPVAISAEHNEGVSDLIDQILDALPEDMIGTEPEGDRPLHLAILGRPNAGKSTLLNRLLGEERSITGPEPGLTRDAIAAELTDQAGTRFRLFDTAGLRRRARVEEGLEKLSTSSTIEAMKFADTVVLAVDAFEGIHDQDLQIARLVEREGRAIVLALTKWDLVEDRDKTRRAINDRLESSLSQLKGIVTVPLSAETGEGVGRLLPAVREADLIWNKRVSTGALNRWFEGALERFPPPLVEGRRLKLRYITQVKARPPSFAMFGTRCEMTPETYQRYLMNSLREKFKLDGTPLRLSLRGTKNPYADD, translated from the coding sequence ATGAGCGAATCGGACATCGCGACAGCAACCCGGGCACCGCGCATCGCGATTTGTGGGCGACCGAACGTCGGCAAATCGACCTTGTTCAACCGCTTGGCCGGCAAGCGGATTGCGCTGGTGGCGGATGAGCCCGGGGTAACGCGGGATCGCAAGGAAGCCTGGGGCGAGCTTTACGGACGACGGGTTCAGTTGGTCGATACGGCCGGATTGGAGGAAGCCCCGCCGGACAGTTTGCCGGGGCGGATGCGGGCCTCGACGGGAACCGCCGTGGATCAGGCCGATCTCGTGCTGTTCGTGATCGATTCGCGGGCCGGACTGCTGCCGGAGGACCGGCATTTTGCCGCCTGGCTGCGCCGGGCGAACAAGCCGGTGATCGTGGTTGCCAACAAATCGGAGGGGCGCGGGGGTGGTTCGGCGGCACTGGAAGCCTACGCGCTCGGTCTTGGTGAACCGGTCGCGATTTCGGCCGAGCATAACGAGGGCGTCTCCGATCTGATCGATCAGATTCTCGATGCGCTTCCGGAAGACATGATCGGGACCGAGCCTGAGGGCGATCGGCCGCTGCATCTCGCGATACTCGGCCGTCCCAATGCCGGCAAATCGACTCTGCTGAACCGTCTGCTTGGTGAGGAACGCTCGATCACCGGGCCGGAGCCGGGGCTGACGCGCGACGCGATTGCGGCTGAGCTGACGGATCAGGCCGGCACACGCTTCAGGTTGTTCGATACGGCAGGATTGCGGCGACGTGCGCGCGTTGAGGAAGGGCTCGAAAAGCTGTCGACCTCCTCGACCATCGAGGCCATGAAATTCGCCGATACCGTGGTGCTGGCGGTCGATGCCTTCGAAGGTATTCACGATCAGGACTTGCAAATCGCGCGCCTCGTGGAACGGGAGGGTCGCGCGATCGTGCTCGCGTTGACCAAATGGGATCTGGTCGAGGACCGGGACAAGACCCGACGGGCGATCAACGATCGGCTCGAATCGTCGCTGTCGCAGCTCAAGGGGATCGTCACCGTTCCTTTGTCGGCGGAAACCGGCGAAGGCGTCGGCAGATTGCTGCCGGCAGTGCGGGAAGCGGACCTGATCTGGAACAAGCGGGTTTCGACCGGAGCGCTGAACCGCTGGTTCGAAGGGGCGCTGGAGCGGTTTCCACCGCCGCTGGTCGAGGGGCGGCGCCTGAAATTGCGCTATATCACCCAGGTCAAGGCACGGCCGCCGAGTTTTGCCATGTTCGGAACCCGTTGCGAGATGACCCCAGAAACCTATCAGCGCTATCTGATGAACAGCCTGCGTGAAAAGTTCAAGCTTGATGGGACGCCGCTGCGGCTCTCGCTGCGCGGGACCAAAAATCCGTACGCTGACGATTGA
- a CDS encoding histone deacetylase family protein produces MPVALITHPDCFDHDPGPYHPESPARLRAVLAALELPEFQPLLREAAPEAPESALRGVHSDEYVDAMLALTPEPDERIHLDADTIASAGTLRAALRSAGGAMRGVDAVLEGWARCAFVATRPPGHHAEPARAMGFCLFGNAAIAANHARSHGLRRIAVVDFDVHHGNGTQAMFENDPDLFYASSHQFPCYPGTGRPDERGIAGNVVNAPLDPESGSAEFRAAWQTILIPALDAFAPELLIISAGFDAHKADPLAQIHVETDDFAWLTAALMDVADRHCGGRVVSLLEGGYDLDALAASAAAHVRTLMRI; encoded by the coding sequence ATGCCGGTCGCCCTGATCACCCATCCGGACTGCTTCGATCACGATCCCGGCCCCTATCATCCGGAAAGTCCCGCCCGCCTGCGCGCCGTCCTTGCGGCCCTCGAACTTCCTGAATTCCAGCCTCTGCTCCGCGAAGCCGCGCCGGAGGCCCCCGAATCGGCGCTCCGGGGTGTGCACAGTGACGAATACGTCGATGCCATGCTCGCCCTGACGCCCGAACCCGACGAGCGCATCCACCTCGATGCCGACACGATCGCCTCGGCAGGCACTTTGCGGGCAGCGCTCCGTTCGGCGGGCGGTGCCATGCGCGGAGTCGATGCCGTGCTCGAAGGCTGGGCACGCTGCGCCTTCGTCGCCACCCGCCCGCCCGGTCATCACGCGGAACCTGCTCGTGCCATGGGCTTCTGCCTGTTCGGCAACGCTGCCATCGCCGCCAATCATGCCCGTTCCCATGGGCTGCGCCGGATTGCCGTCGTCGATTTCGACGTTCATCACGGCAACGGCACCCAGGCGATGTTCGAAAACGACCCCGACCTGTTCTATGCCTCGTCCCACCAATTTCCCTGCTATCCCGGCACCGGCCGGCCAGACGAACGGGGTATCGCGGGCAATGTCGTCAATGCCCCGCTCGATCCGGAATCCGGCTCCGCTGAGTTCCGGGCCGCCTGGCAGACCATCCTCATCCCCGCGCTCGATGCCTTCGCCCCCGAGCTTCTGATCATCTCAGCCGGCTTCGACGCGCACAAGGCCGATCCGCTGGCGCAGATTCACGTCGAGACCGACGATTTCGCCTGGCTCACCGCCGCCCTGATGGACGTCGCGGATCGGCACTGCGGCGGTCGTGTCGTCTCGTTGCTCGAAGGCGGCTACGATCTGGACGCGTTGGCAGCCAGTGCCGCTGCCCATGTCCGCACCTTGATGCGGATCTGA
- a CDS encoding tetratricopeptide repeat protein produces MPDIFDEVAEDLRAERTRKFVVRYAGVFIAAAGLVLIAIGGWQTLKWYHHKQDIRAATQYVTLTDRIAKTGAGATKTTDIADARSLIAFAAKAPPGYAALARFRAAALYAGGGDTKAAMALWTQLGAGDSTAGPMLRGLANLIWTQHAMGTVPDDQVMARLKPLMADSSPWHDLAQVNAAVLDMQSGKVADAQSLLQRVSADPASPANVRNLAEGLLAKLNG; encoded by the coding sequence GTGCCCGATATTTTCGATGAAGTTGCCGAAGACCTGCGCGCCGAGCGCACCCGCAAGTTTGTGGTCCGCTATGCCGGTGTGTTCATTGCGGCCGCAGGACTCGTGCTGATCGCGATCGGCGGGTGGCAGACTTTGAAATGGTATCATCACAAACAGGATATCCGCGCCGCGACGCAGTATGTGACTTTGACCGACCGCATCGCAAAGACCGGTGCAGGTGCGACCAAGACCACTGATATTGCGGATGCGCGATCGCTGATTGCGTTCGCCGCCAAGGCACCGCCCGGCTATGCCGCGCTCGCCCGGTTTCGCGCTGCGGCTCTGTATGCTGGCGGCGGCGACACCAAGGCAGCGATGGCGCTGTGGACACAGTTGGGTGCCGGTGACAGCACGGCGGGTCCGATGCTGCGAGGGCTCGCCAATCTGATCTGGACGCAGCATGCGATGGGAACGGTGCCGGATGATCAGGTGATGGCGCGGTTGAAACCGCTGATGGCCGATTCCAGCCCGTGGCACGATCTGGCGCAGGTCAATGCCGCGGTCCTCGACATGCAGAGCGGCAAGGTCGCCGATGCGCAATCGCTGCTCCAGCGGGTCAGCGCCGACCCGGCCTCTCCTGCCAATGTCCGCAATCTGGCCGAAGGGCTGCTGGCGAAACTGAACGGATGA